The Stutzerimonas stutzeri DNA window CATGGATGTCGAGCGTCATGTCGGCAGCCAGCTGCGTCAGCAGTGCGGTGCCGCCGGCATCTCGCTGAAGGCACCGGAGATCGAGGTGCGCATGGAAATTCGCGACCAGCGCCTGTTCGTCGTCCATGAGCAGCACGATGGCATCGGCGGCTATCCGCTGGGTGCGCTGGAGCAGACCCTGGTGCTGATGTCCGGTGGTTTCGACTCCACCGTTGCCGCCTACCAGATGATGCGTCGCGGCCTGATGACCCATTTCTGCTTCTTCAACCTCGGCGGCCGCGCCCATGAGCTGGGCGTGATGGAAGTGGCCCACTATCTATGGAAGAAGTACGGCAGCTCGCACCGCGTGCTGTTCATCAGCGTGCCGTTCGAGGAAGTGGTCGGCGAAATCCTGCAGAAGGTCGACAACAGTCAGATGGGCGTGGTCCTGAAGCGCATGATGCTGCGTGCCTCGACCGAGATCGCCGAGCGCCTGCATATCGACGCGCTGGTCACAGGCGAGGCGATTTCCCAGGTGTCCAGCCAGACCCTGCCGAACCTCTCGGTGATCGATTCGGCCACCGACATGCTGGTGCTGCGCCCGCTGATCGCCAGCCACAAGCAGGACATCATCGACACCGCCTTCCAGATCGGCACCGCCGAGTTCGCCAAGAACATGCCCGAGTACTGCGGCGTGATCTCCAAGAACCCCACCACCCGCGCCAAGCGCTATCGCGTCGAGCACGAGGAAAAGCAGTTCGACATGGCCATCCTCGAGCGCGCTCTGGCCAGTGCCCGTCAGGTACCGATCGACCGGGTGATCGACGAGCTGGGCGAAGACATCAAGGTCGAGGAGGTCAGCGAGGCGATGGCCGGTCAGGTCATCCTCGACATTCGTCACCCCGATGCCACCGAGGACGAACCCCTCGAACTGTCCGGCATCGAAGTTCAGACTCTGCCGTTCTACGCGCTGAACAACCGTTTCAAGGAACTGGATGAAAACCGCCAGTACCTGCTGTATTGCGACAAAGGTGTCATGAGCCGCCTGCATGCTCACCATCTGCTGAGCGAGGGGCATGTAAATGTTCGCGTCTATCGTCCGGCCTGACGCATCGGTGAAACAGCCGGGGCTATTGGGTGGCAGCATTCGCCACCGCCCTCCCGACCGCTGCTGATCGCAAGGCCCCAGTCGTAACCAATCGGACAGCCTGACGTCGTCCGGACTATTCCCAGCTTCCAGCCTGAGCTCGAAGCCATCTACAGAGAAACGAATCAGTGATCGAGAATCTTCGCAACATCGCCATCATCGCCCACGTCGACCATGGCAAGACCACCCTCGTCGACAAGCTGCTGCGCCTGTCCGGCACCCTGGACCGCAAAGAAGCGGAAAACGAGCGCGTGATGGACTCCAACGACCAGGAAAAGGAACGCGGCATCACCATCCTGGCCAAGAACACCGCACTGAAGTGGAACGGCTACAACATCAACATCGTCGACACCCCCGGCCACGCCGACTTCGGCGGTGAAGTCGAGCGCGTGATGAGCATGGTGGACTCCGTACTGCTGGTGGTCGACGCCCAGGACGGCCCCATGCCGCAGACCCGCTTCGTGACCCAGAAGGCGTTTAAGGCCGGCCTGCGTCCGATCGTCGTGGTGAACAAGATCGACCGTCCGGGCGCGCGTCCTGACTGGGTCATCGACCAGATCTTCGACCTGTTCGACAACCTCGGCGCCAGCGACGAGCAGCTGGACTTCCCGATCGTCTATGCCAGCGCCCTGAACGGCATCGCCGGCATGGACCACGAGAACATGGACGACAACATGGATGCCCTGTTCCAGGCCATCATCGACCATGTTCCGGCGCCCAAGGTGGACGTCGACGGCCCGTTCCAGATGCAGATCTCCCAGCTGGACTACAACAGCTTCCTCGGTGTGATCGGTATCGGCCGCATCGCTCGCGGCACCATCAAGGCCAACAGCCCGGTGACCGCCATCGGCGCCGACGGCAAGAAGCGTAACGGCCGTATCCTGAAGATCATGGGTCACTCCGGTCTGCAGCGCGTGGAAGTCCAGGAAGCCACCGCCGGCGATATCGTCTGCGTATCCGGCATGGACGAGCTGTACATCTCCGACACCCTCTGCGACCAGAACACCGTCGAGGCGCTGCCGCCGCTGACCGTCGACCAGCCGACCGTGTCCATGACCTTCCAGGTCAACGACTCGCCCTTCGCCGGCAAGGAAGGCAAGTTCGTCACCAGCCGCAACATCAAGGACCGTCTGGACAAGGAACTGCTGCACAACGTGGCGCTGCGTGTCGAGCAGGGCGACAGCCCGGAGAAGTTCAAGGTCTCCGGCCGTGGTGAGCTGCACCTGTCGGTACTGATCGAAACCATGCGCCGCGAAGGCTTCGAGCTGGCCGTCGGCCGCCCGGAAGTGGTGATCATCGAGAACGAGGCCGGCGAAAAGCAGGAGCCCTACGAGAACGTCACCATCGACATCGAGGAGCAACACCAGGGGCCGGTGATGGAGCAGATGGGCCTGCGCAAGGGCGATCTGACCAACATGATCCCCGACGGCAAGGGTCGCATCCGCCTGGAGTACACCATCCCGGCGCGCGGCCTGATCGGTTTCCGCAACAACTTCCTGACCCTGACCTCGGGTACCGGCATCCTGACCTCGACCTTCAGCCACTACGGCCCGATCAAGGCCGGCGAAGTCACCAACCGCCAGAACGGCGTGCTGGTCTCCATGGCCACCGGTACCGCACTGACCTACTCGCTGGAAACCCTGCAGGCTCGCGGCAAGCTGTTCCTCGAGCCCGGCCAGGACATCTACGAAGGCCAGCTGTGCGGCATCAACAGCCGTGACAACGACCTGGTGATCAACCCCACCAAGGGCAAGAAGCTCGACAACATGCGCGCGTCCGGCAAGGACGAG harbors:
- the thiI gene encoding tRNA uracil 4-sulfurtransferase ThiI, whose amino-acid sequence is MKLIVKVFPEITIKSPPVRKGFIRQLAKNIRTVLRELDPEVRVEGVWDNIEVETALSEPKPLREMIERLRCTPGIAHCLEVHEYPLGDLDDIVAKCKAHYAERLPGRIFAVRCKRAGKHPFSSMDVERHVGSQLRQQCGAAGISLKAPEIEVRMEIRDQRLFVVHEQHDGIGGYPLGALEQTLVLMSGGFDSTVAAYQMMRRGLMTHFCFFNLGGRAHELGVMEVAHYLWKKYGSSHRVLFISVPFEEVVGEILQKVDNSQMGVVLKRMMLRASTEIAERLHIDALVTGEAISQVSSQTLPNLSVIDSATDMLVLRPLIASHKQDIIDTAFQIGTAEFAKNMPEYCGVISKNPTTRAKRYRVEHEEKQFDMAILERALASARQVPIDRVIDELGEDIKVEEVSEAMAGQVILDIRHPDATEDEPLELSGIEVQTLPFYALNNRFKELDENRQYLLYCDKGVMSRLHAHHLLSEGHVNVRVYRPA
- the typA gene encoding translational GTPase TypA — protein: MIENLRNIAIIAHVDHGKTTLVDKLLRLSGTLDRKEAENERVMDSNDQEKERGITILAKNTALKWNGYNINIVDTPGHADFGGEVERVMSMVDSVLLVVDAQDGPMPQTRFVTQKAFKAGLRPIVVVNKIDRPGARPDWVIDQIFDLFDNLGASDEQLDFPIVYASALNGIAGMDHENMDDNMDALFQAIIDHVPAPKVDVDGPFQMQISQLDYNSFLGVIGIGRIARGTIKANSPVTAIGADGKKRNGRILKIMGHSGLQRVEVQEATAGDIVCVSGMDELYISDTLCDQNTVEALPPLTVDQPTVSMTFQVNDSPFAGKEGKFVTSRNIKDRLDKELLHNVALRVEQGDSPEKFKVSGRGELHLSVLIETMRREGFELAVGRPEVVIIENEAGEKQEPYENVTIDIEEQHQGPVMEQMGLRKGDLTNMIPDGKGRIRLEYTIPARGLIGFRNNFLTLTSGTGILTSTFSHYGPIKAGEVTNRQNGVLVSMATGTALTYSLETLQARGKLFLEPGQDIYEGQLCGINSRDNDLVINPTKGKKLDNMRASGKDEVIALVPPIKFTLEQALEFIADDELVEVTPKSIRLRKKMLNENDRKRYERSKV